Proteins from a genomic interval of Odocoileus virginianus isolate 20LAN1187 ecotype Illinois unplaced genomic scaffold, Ovbor_1.2 Unplaced_Contig_20, whole genome shotgun sequence:
- the FHIP1B gene encoding FHF complex subunit HOOK-interacting protein 1B isoform X4 → MERMNWLSRLASRGPGHRVPQGASLQTPVMADPETCLMVFKNHWSQVVRILERQGPRAAPGGADDLSAVRNHTYQMLTLLAEDRTVSSVPTAPGPLLEFALREDLLTRVLTWQLQWDELGDGVEERRAEQLKLFEMLVSEARQPLLRHGPVREALLILLDACGRPVPSSPALDEGLVLLLSQLCVCLAREPSLLEFFLQPPSEPGAAPRLLLFSRLVPFVHREGSLGQQARDALLLLMALSAGSPTVGRYIADHSYFCPVLATGLSALYSSLPRKIEVPGDDWHCLRREDWLGVPALALFMSSLEFCNAVIQVAHPLVQKQLVDYIHNGFLVPVMGPALHKTSVEEMIASTAYLELFLRSISEPALLRTFLRFLLLHRHDTHTILDTLVARIGSNSRLCMVSLSLFRTLLNLSCEDVLLQLVLRYLVPCNHVMLSQKPAVRDVDLYGRAADKFLSLIPRCCRHRASSPPRPEHASWARGGPSREAGRREDTTGPGSPSVDSSSVVTVPRPSTPSRLALFLRQQSLGGSESPAPAPRSPGLATSPASSPGRRPSPVEEPGPFMAVLFAKLENMLQNSVYVNFLLTGLVAQLACHPQPLLRSFLLNTNMVFQPSVKSLLQVLGSVKNKIESFAASQEDFPALLSKAKKYLIARGKLDWTEGPAAGPAPRRSDSLVKSRRPSLGELLLRHAHSPTRARQAAQMVLQPGRDGGAGLGLGGGSPGASTPVLPPRGGAPERQGEALRVKNAVYCAVIFPEFLKELAAISQAHAVTSPFLLDTSEEGSGPPVSGFGPLNP, encoded by the exons ATGgagaggatgaactggttgagCAGACTGGCCTCCCGGGGCCCTGGGCACCGTGTACCACAAGGGGCCAGTCTGCAGACCCCTGTCATGGCTGACCCTGAGACCTGCCTCATGGTCTTCAAGAATCACTGGTCCCAG GTGGTGCGAATCCTGGAACGGCAAGGCCCTCGGGCAGCTCCTGGGGGTGCTGATGATCTCAGTGCTGTGCGCAACCACACTTACCAGATGCTGACACTCCTGGCAGAGGATCGCACAGTGTCCTCCGTCCCCACAGCTCCTGGGCCCCTGCTTGAGTTTGCTCTGCGTGAGGATCTGCTAACCCGTGTGTTGACATGGCAGCTTCAATGGGATGAGCTTGGGGATGGGGTTGAGGAACGGCGGGCTGAGCAACTGAAACTCTTTGAAATGCTAGTGAGCGAAGCTCGCCAGCCCCTGTTGCGGCATGGTCCAGTTCGTGAGGCTCTACTGATCTTGCTGGATGCCTGTGGCCGCCCTGTGCCCAGTAGTCCAGCACTGGATGAAGGCCTGGTGCTACTTCTCAGCCAGCTGTGCGTGTGTCTGGCCCGGGAGCCTTCATTGCTCGAGTTCTTCCTGCAGCCACCTTCTGAACCTGGAGCTGCTCCCCGTCTTCTCCTCTTTTCTCGCCTTGTCCCTTTTGTCCATCGAGAGGGCAGCCTGGGCCAGCAGGCCCGCGACGCCCTGCTGCTGCTCATGGCGCTCTCAGCCGGAAGTCCCACCGTGGGCCGCTACATTGCAGACCACTCTTATTTCTGCCCG GTGCTGGCCACAGGGCTGAGTGCCCTGTACTCATCACTGCCCCGAAAGATTGAAGTTCCAGGGGATGATTGGCACTGCCTGCGACGGGAGGACTGGCTCGGAGTGCCAGCCCTTGCACTCTTCATGAGTTCCCTAGAGTTCTGCAATGCAGTCATTCAG GTAGCTCATCCTCTGGTGCAAAAGCAGCTGGTTGATTATATCCATAATGGGTTCCTGGTGCCAGTCATGGGCCCTGCTCTGCACAAG ACCTCTGTGGAGGAGATGATCGCCAGTACCGCCTATCTGGAACTTTTCCTACGGAGTATTTCAGAGCCTGCCTTGCTCCGTACCTTCCTGCGATTCCTGCTGTTACACCGGCATGACACCCACACCATCCTTGACACCCTTGTTGCCCGTATTGGCAGCAACTCCCGG ctCTGCATGGTGTCTTTGAGTCTCTTCAGGACCCTTCTGAACCTCAGCTGTGAGGATGTCCTGCTGCAGCTGGTTCTCAG GTATCTTGTCCCGTGTAACCATGTGATGCTGAGCCAGAAGCCGGCTGTGCGTGATGTGGACCTATATGGACGAGCCGCAGACAAGTTTCTCTCCCTAATCCCACGCTGTTGTCGGCACCGTGCCTCCAGCCCACCTCGTCCAGAGCATGCCTCGTGGGCACGAGGTGGGCCtagcagagaggcagggagaagggaggacaCAACGG GCCCTGGAAGCCCAAGTGTTGATTCCTCTTCTGTGGTGACGGTACCCCGGCCCTCCACACCATCTCGTCTAGCCCTCTTCCTGCGACAGCAGAGCTTGGGTGGCTCCGagtccccagccccagcccctcgcTCACCAGGGCTTGCCAcgtccccagcctccagccctggCCGCCGGCCCAGCCctgtggaggagcctg GCCCCTTCATGGCTGTGCTCTTTGCCAAACTCGAGAATATGCTGCAGAACTCCGTCTATGTCAACTTCCTGCTGACGGGGCTGGTGGCCCAGCTGGCCTGTCACCCCCAGCCCTTGCTCCGCTCTTTCCTGCTCAACACCAACATGGTCTTCCAGCCCAGTGTCAAGTCCCTGCTGCAG GTGCTGGGCTCTGTGAAGAATAAGATTGAGAGCTTTGCAGCCTCCCAGGAGGACTTCCCAGCACTGCTATCCAAAGCCAAGAAGTACCTCATTGCCCGTGGCAAGTTGGACTGGACCGAGGGCCCTGCAGCAGGACCTGCCCCCCGCCGATCTGATTCCCTAG TGAAGAGCCGGAGGCCGTCCTTGGGGGAGCTACTCCTGCGGCATGCACACAGTCCAACCAGGGCTCGACAGGCGGCACAGATGGTTCTCCAGCCTGGGAGAGACGGTGGCGCAGGACTTGGCCTAGGTGGGGGCTCCCCTGGGGCTTCGACACCAGTGTTACCCCCCCGGGGTGGGGCCCCTGAGCGCCAAGGTGAGGCTCTGCGAGTCAAGAATGCTGTCTACTGTGCAGTCATTTTCCCTGAGTTTCTCAAGGAGTTGGCTGCCATCTCCCAGGCGCACGCTGTCACCTCACCTTTCTTGTTGGATACTTCTGAGGAGGGGTCTGGCCCTCCTGTCTCAGGCTTCGGGCCCCTCAATCCTTAA
- the FHIP1B gene encoding FHF complex subunit HOOK-interacting protein 1B isoform X1: MERMNWLSRLASRGPGHRVPQGASLQTPVMADPETCLMVFKNHWSQVVRILERQGPRAAPGGADDLSAVRNHTYQMLTLLAEDRTVSSVPTAPGPLLEFALREDLLTRVLTWQLQWDELGDGVEERRAEQLKLFEMLVSEARQPLLRHGPVREALLILLDACGRPVPSSPALDEGLVLLLSQLCVCLAREPSLLEFFLQPPSEPGAAPRLLLFSRLVPFVHREGSLGQQARDALLLLMALSAGSPTVGRYIADHSYFCPVLATGLSALYSSLPRKIEVPGDDWHCLRREDWLGVPALALFMSSLEFCNAVIQVAHPLVQKQLVDYIHNGFLVPVMGPALHKTSVEEMIASTAYLELFLRSISEPALLRTFLRFLLLHRHDTHTILDTLVARIGSNSRLCMVSLSLFRTLLNLSCEDVLLQLVLRYLVPCNHVMLSQKPAVRDVDLYGRAADKFLSLIPRCCRHRASSPPRPEHASWARGGPSREAGRREDTTGPGSPSVDSSSVVTVPRPSTPSRLALFLRQQSLGGSESPAPAPRSPGLATSPASSPGRRPSPVEEPGELEDNYLEYLREARRGVDRCVQACRTWSAPYDGERPPPEPSPVGSRTKKRSLLPEEGRDNVGEGEEEELGSGGLAGGARGSLGHLPPPQLNGLPGPWPEGAKKVRRVPKEGAGEPLEDTSEGMAGLEGFGQELRELEVALSNGGAGSEPPLEPSLPLEEEEAYESFTCPPEPPGPFLSSPLRTLNQLPSQPFTGPFMAVLFAKLENMLQNSVYVNFLLTGLVAQLACHPQPLLRSFLLNTNMVFQPSVKSLLQVLGSVKNKIESFAASQEDFPALLSKAKKYLIARGKLDWTEGPAAGPAPRRSDSLVKSRRPSLGELLLRHAHSPTRARQAAQMVLQPGRDGGAGLGLGGGSPGASTPVLPPRGGAPERQGEALRVKNAVYCAVIFPEFLKELAAISQAHAVTSPFLLDTSEEGSGPPVSGFGPLNP, translated from the exons ATGgagaggatgaactggttgagCAGACTGGCCTCCCGGGGCCCTGGGCACCGTGTACCACAAGGGGCCAGTCTGCAGACCCCTGTCATGGCTGACCCTGAGACCTGCCTCATGGTCTTCAAGAATCACTGGTCCCAG GTGGTGCGAATCCTGGAACGGCAAGGCCCTCGGGCAGCTCCTGGGGGTGCTGATGATCTCAGTGCTGTGCGCAACCACACTTACCAGATGCTGACACTCCTGGCAGAGGATCGCACAGTGTCCTCCGTCCCCACAGCTCCTGGGCCCCTGCTTGAGTTTGCTCTGCGTGAGGATCTGCTAACCCGTGTGTTGACATGGCAGCTTCAATGGGATGAGCTTGGGGATGGGGTTGAGGAACGGCGGGCTGAGCAACTGAAACTCTTTGAAATGCTAGTGAGCGAAGCTCGCCAGCCCCTGTTGCGGCATGGTCCAGTTCGTGAGGCTCTACTGATCTTGCTGGATGCCTGTGGCCGCCCTGTGCCCAGTAGTCCAGCACTGGATGAAGGCCTGGTGCTACTTCTCAGCCAGCTGTGCGTGTGTCTGGCCCGGGAGCCTTCATTGCTCGAGTTCTTCCTGCAGCCACCTTCTGAACCTGGAGCTGCTCCCCGTCTTCTCCTCTTTTCTCGCCTTGTCCCTTTTGTCCATCGAGAGGGCAGCCTGGGCCAGCAGGCCCGCGACGCCCTGCTGCTGCTCATGGCGCTCTCAGCCGGAAGTCCCACCGTGGGCCGCTACATTGCAGACCACTCTTATTTCTGCCCG GTGCTGGCCACAGGGCTGAGTGCCCTGTACTCATCACTGCCCCGAAAGATTGAAGTTCCAGGGGATGATTGGCACTGCCTGCGACGGGAGGACTGGCTCGGAGTGCCAGCCCTTGCACTCTTCATGAGTTCCCTAGAGTTCTGCAATGCAGTCATTCAG GTAGCTCATCCTCTGGTGCAAAAGCAGCTGGTTGATTATATCCATAATGGGTTCCTGGTGCCAGTCATGGGCCCTGCTCTGCACAAG ACCTCTGTGGAGGAGATGATCGCCAGTACCGCCTATCTGGAACTTTTCCTACGGAGTATTTCAGAGCCTGCCTTGCTCCGTACCTTCCTGCGATTCCTGCTGTTACACCGGCATGACACCCACACCATCCTTGACACCCTTGTTGCCCGTATTGGCAGCAACTCCCGG ctCTGCATGGTGTCTTTGAGTCTCTTCAGGACCCTTCTGAACCTCAGCTGTGAGGATGTCCTGCTGCAGCTGGTTCTCAG GTATCTTGTCCCGTGTAACCATGTGATGCTGAGCCAGAAGCCGGCTGTGCGTGATGTGGACCTATATGGACGAGCCGCAGACAAGTTTCTCTCCCTAATCCCACGCTGTTGTCGGCACCGTGCCTCCAGCCCACCTCGTCCAGAGCATGCCTCGTGGGCACGAGGTGGGCCtagcagagaggcagggagaagggaggacaCAACGG GCCCTGGAAGCCCAAGTGTTGATTCCTCTTCTGTGGTGACGGTACCCCGGCCCTCCACACCATCTCGTCTAGCCCTCTTCCTGCGACAGCAGAGCTTGGGTGGCTCCGagtccccagccccagcccctcgcTCACCAGGGCTTGCCAcgtccccagcctccagccctggCCGCCGGCCCAGCCctgtggaggagcctggtgagctggaAGACAATTACCTGGAGTACCTGCGTGAGGCGCGCCGTGGTGTGGACCGCTGTGTCCAGGCCTGCCGTACCTGGTCTGCCCCCTATGACGGCGAGCGGCCCCCTCCTGAGCCCAGTCCTGTTGGCTCCCGGACTAAGAAGCGCAGCCTACTGCCCGAGGAGGGCAGGGACaatgtgggggaaggggaggaggaagagctggggagtggggggctggCTGGGGGTGCACGGGGAAGCCTTGgccacctgccccctccccagctcaaTGGGCTGCCAGGACCATGGCCTGAGGGGGCCAAGAAGGTTCGTCGGGTGCCAAAGGAGGGAGCTGGGGAACCACTTGAGGACACCTCTGAGGGCATGGCAGGACTAGAGGGCTTTGGGCAGGAGCTTCGGGAGCTTGAGGTGGCATTGAGCAATGGGGGTGCTGGCTCTGAGCCCCCTCTAGAGCCTTCACTACCtcttgaggaggaggaggcctACGAGAGCTTCACCTGTCCCCCTGAGCCCCCTGGCCCCTTCCTCAGCAGCCCTTTGCGGACTCTCAACCAGCTGCCAAGCCAGCCCTTCACTG GCCCCTTCATGGCTGTGCTCTTTGCCAAACTCGAGAATATGCTGCAGAACTCCGTCTATGTCAACTTCCTGCTGACGGGGCTGGTGGCCCAGCTGGCCTGTCACCCCCAGCCCTTGCTCCGCTCTTTCCTGCTCAACACCAACATGGTCTTCCAGCCCAGTGTCAAGTCCCTGCTGCAG GTGCTGGGCTCTGTGAAGAATAAGATTGAGAGCTTTGCAGCCTCCCAGGAGGACTTCCCAGCACTGCTATCCAAAGCCAAGAAGTACCTCATTGCCCGTGGCAAGTTGGACTGGACCGAGGGCCCTGCAGCAGGACCTGCCCCCCGCCGATCTGATTCCCTAG TGAAGAGCCGGAGGCCGTCCTTGGGGGAGCTACTCCTGCGGCATGCACACAGTCCAACCAGGGCTCGACAGGCGGCACAGATGGTTCTCCAGCCTGGGAGAGACGGTGGCGCAGGACTTGGCCTAGGTGGGGGCTCCCCTGGGGCTTCGACACCAGTGTTACCCCCCCGGGGTGGGGCCCCTGAGCGCCAAGGTGAGGCTCTGCGAGTCAAGAATGCTGTCTACTGTGCAGTCATTTTCCCTGAGTTTCTCAAGGAGTTGGCTGCCATCTCCCAGGCGCACGCTGTCACCTCACCTTTCTTGTTGGATACTTCTGAGGAGGGGTCTGGCCCTCCTGTCTCAGGCTTCGGGCCCCTCAATCCTTAA
- the FHIP1B gene encoding FHF complex subunit HOOK-interacting protein 1B isoform X2: MERMNWLSRLASRGPGHRVPQGASLQTPVMADPETCLMVFKNHWSQVVRILERQGPRAAPGGADDLSAVRNHTYQMLTLLAEDRTVSSVPTAPGPLLEFALREDLLTRVLTWQLQWDELGDGVEERRAEQLKLFEMLVSEARQPLLRHGPVREALLILLDACGRPVPSSPALDEGLVLLLSQLCVCLAREPSLLEFFLQPPSEPGAAPRLLLFSRLVPFVHREGSLGQQARDALLLLMALSAGSPTVGRYIADHSYFCPVLATGLSALYSSLPRKIEVPGDDWHCLRREDWLGVPALALFMSSLEFCNAVIQVAHPLVQKQLVDYIHNGFLVPVMGPALHKTSVEEMIASTAYLELFLRSISEPALLRTFLRFLLLHRHDTHTILDTLVARIGSNSRLCMVSLSLFRTLLNLSCEDVLLQLVLRYLVPCNHVMLSQKPAVRDVDLYGRAADKFLSLIPRCCRHRASSPPRPEHASWARGPGSPSVDSSSVVTVPRPSTPSRLALFLRQQSLGGSESPAPAPRSPGLATSPASSPGRRPSPVEEPGELEDNYLEYLREARRGVDRCVQACRTWSAPYDGERPPPEPSPVGSRTKKRSLLPEEGRDNVGEGEEEELGSGGLAGGARGSLGHLPPPQLNGLPGPWPEGAKKVRRVPKEGAGEPLEDTSEGMAGLEGFGQELRELEVALSNGGAGSEPPLEPSLPLEEEEAYESFTCPPEPPGPFLSSPLRTLNQLPSQPFTGPFMAVLFAKLENMLQNSVYVNFLLTGLVAQLACHPQPLLRSFLLNTNMVFQPSVKSLLQVLGSVKNKIESFAASQEDFPALLSKAKKYLIARGKLDWTEGPAAGPAPRRSDSLVKSRRPSLGELLLRHAHSPTRARQAAQMVLQPGRDGGAGLGLGGGSPGASTPVLPPRGGAPERQGEALRVKNAVYCAVIFPEFLKELAAISQAHAVTSPFLLDTSEEGSGPPVSGFGPLNP, translated from the exons ATGgagaggatgaactggttgagCAGACTGGCCTCCCGGGGCCCTGGGCACCGTGTACCACAAGGGGCCAGTCTGCAGACCCCTGTCATGGCTGACCCTGAGACCTGCCTCATGGTCTTCAAGAATCACTGGTCCCAG GTGGTGCGAATCCTGGAACGGCAAGGCCCTCGGGCAGCTCCTGGGGGTGCTGATGATCTCAGTGCTGTGCGCAACCACACTTACCAGATGCTGACACTCCTGGCAGAGGATCGCACAGTGTCCTCCGTCCCCACAGCTCCTGGGCCCCTGCTTGAGTTTGCTCTGCGTGAGGATCTGCTAACCCGTGTGTTGACATGGCAGCTTCAATGGGATGAGCTTGGGGATGGGGTTGAGGAACGGCGGGCTGAGCAACTGAAACTCTTTGAAATGCTAGTGAGCGAAGCTCGCCAGCCCCTGTTGCGGCATGGTCCAGTTCGTGAGGCTCTACTGATCTTGCTGGATGCCTGTGGCCGCCCTGTGCCCAGTAGTCCAGCACTGGATGAAGGCCTGGTGCTACTTCTCAGCCAGCTGTGCGTGTGTCTGGCCCGGGAGCCTTCATTGCTCGAGTTCTTCCTGCAGCCACCTTCTGAACCTGGAGCTGCTCCCCGTCTTCTCCTCTTTTCTCGCCTTGTCCCTTTTGTCCATCGAGAGGGCAGCCTGGGCCAGCAGGCCCGCGACGCCCTGCTGCTGCTCATGGCGCTCTCAGCCGGAAGTCCCACCGTGGGCCGCTACATTGCAGACCACTCTTATTTCTGCCCG GTGCTGGCCACAGGGCTGAGTGCCCTGTACTCATCACTGCCCCGAAAGATTGAAGTTCCAGGGGATGATTGGCACTGCCTGCGACGGGAGGACTGGCTCGGAGTGCCAGCCCTTGCACTCTTCATGAGTTCCCTAGAGTTCTGCAATGCAGTCATTCAG GTAGCTCATCCTCTGGTGCAAAAGCAGCTGGTTGATTATATCCATAATGGGTTCCTGGTGCCAGTCATGGGCCCTGCTCTGCACAAG ACCTCTGTGGAGGAGATGATCGCCAGTACCGCCTATCTGGAACTTTTCCTACGGAGTATTTCAGAGCCTGCCTTGCTCCGTACCTTCCTGCGATTCCTGCTGTTACACCGGCATGACACCCACACCATCCTTGACACCCTTGTTGCCCGTATTGGCAGCAACTCCCGG ctCTGCATGGTGTCTTTGAGTCTCTTCAGGACCCTTCTGAACCTCAGCTGTGAGGATGTCCTGCTGCAGCTGGTTCTCAG GTATCTTGTCCCGTGTAACCATGTGATGCTGAGCCAGAAGCCGGCTGTGCGTGATGTGGACCTATATGGACGAGCCGCAGACAAGTTTCTCTCCCTAATCCCACGCTGTTGTCGGCACCGTGCCTCCAGCCCACCTCGTCCAGAGCATGCCTCGTGGGCACGAG GCCCTGGAAGCCCAAGTGTTGATTCCTCTTCTGTGGTGACGGTACCCCGGCCCTCCACACCATCTCGTCTAGCCCTCTTCCTGCGACAGCAGAGCTTGGGTGGCTCCGagtccccagccccagcccctcgcTCACCAGGGCTTGCCAcgtccccagcctccagccctggCCGCCGGCCCAGCCctgtggaggagcctggtgagctggaAGACAATTACCTGGAGTACCTGCGTGAGGCGCGCCGTGGTGTGGACCGCTGTGTCCAGGCCTGCCGTACCTGGTCTGCCCCCTATGACGGCGAGCGGCCCCCTCCTGAGCCCAGTCCTGTTGGCTCCCGGACTAAGAAGCGCAGCCTACTGCCCGAGGAGGGCAGGGACaatgtgggggaaggggaggaggaagagctggggagtggggggctggCTGGGGGTGCACGGGGAAGCCTTGgccacctgccccctccccagctcaaTGGGCTGCCAGGACCATGGCCTGAGGGGGCCAAGAAGGTTCGTCGGGTGCCAAAGGAGGGAGCTGGGGAACCACTTGAGGACACCTCTGAGGGCATGGCAGGACTAGAGGGCTTTGGGCAGGAGCTTCGGGAGCTTGAGGTGGCATTGAGCAATGGGGGTGCTGGCTCTGAGCCCCCTCTAGAGCCTTCACTACCtcttgaggaggaggaggcctACGAGAGCTTCACCTGTCCCCCTGAGCCCCCTGGCCCCTTCCTCAGCAGCCCTTTGCGGACTCTCAACCAGCTGCCAAGCCAGCCCTTCACTG GCCCCTTCATGGCTGTGCTCTTTGCCAAACTCGAGAATATGCTGCAGAACTCCGTCTATGTCAACTTCCTGCTGACGGGGCTGGTGGCCCAGCTGGCCTGTCACCCCCAGCCCTTGCTCCGCTCTTTCCTGCTCAACACCAACATGGTCTTCCAGCCCAGTGTCAAGTCCCTGCTGCAG GTGCTGGGCTCTGTGAAGAATAAGATTGAGAGCTTTGCAGCCTCCCAGGAGGACTTCCCAGCACTGCTATCCAAAGCCAAGAAGTACCTCATTGCCCGTGGCAAGTTGGACTGGACCGAGGGCCCTGCAGCAGGACCTGCCCCCCGCCGATCTGATTCCCTAG TGAAGAGCCGGAGGCCGTCCTTGGGGGAGCTACTCCTGCGGCATGCACACAGTCCAACCAGGGCTCGACAGGCGGCACAGATGGTTCTCCAGCCTGGGAGAGACGGTGGCGCAGGACTTGGCCTAGGTGGGGGCTCCCCTGGGGCTTCGACACCAGTGTTACCCCCCCGGGGTGGGGCCCCTGAGCGCCAAGGTGAGGCTCTGCGAGTCAAGAATGCTGTCTACTGTGCAGTCATTTTCCCTGAGTTTCTCAAGGAGTTGGCTGCCATCTCCCAGGCGCACGCTGTCACCTCACCTTTCTTGTTGGATACTTCTGAGGAGGGGTCTGGCCCTCCTGTCTCAGGCTTCGGGCCCCTCAATCCTTAA
- the FHIP1B gene encoding FHF complex subunit HOOK-interacting protein 1B isoform X3: protein MERMNWLSRLASRGPGHRVPQGASLQTPVMADPETCLMVFKNHWSQVVRILERQGPRAAPGGADDLSAVRNHTYQMLTLLAEDRTVSSVPTAPGPLLEFALREDLLTRVLTWQLQWDELGDGVEERRAEQLKLFEMLVSEARQPLLRHGPVREALLILLDACGRPVPSSPALDEGLVLLLSQLCVCLAREPSLLEFFLQPPSEPGAAPRLLLFSRLVPFVHREGSLGQQARDALLLLMALSAGSPTVGRYIADHSYFCPVLATGLSALYSSLPRKIEVPGDDWHCLRREDWLGVPALALFMSSLEFCNAVIQVAHPLVQKQLVDYIHNGFLVPVMGPALHKTSVEEMIASTAYLELFLRSISEPALLRTFLRFLLLHRHDTHTILDTLVARIGSNSRLCMVSLSLFRTLLNLSCEDVLLQLVLRYLVPCNHVMLSQKPAVRDVDLYGRAADKFLSLIPRCCRHRASSPPRPEHASWARGGPSREAGRREDTTGPGSPSVDSSSVVTVPRPSTPSRLALFLRQQSLGGSESPAPAPRSPGLATSPASSPGRRPSPVEEPGELEDNYLEYLREARRGVDRCVQACRTWSAPYDGERPPPEPSPVGSRTKKRSLLPEEGRDNVGEGEEEELGSGGLAGGARGSLGHLPPPQLNGLPGPWPEGAKKVRRVPKEGAGEPLEDTSEGMAGLEGFGQELRELEVALSNGGAGSEPPLEPSLPLEEEEAYESFTCPPEPPGPFLSSPLRTLNQLPSQPFTGPFMAVLFAKLENMLQNSVYVNFLLTGLVAQLACHPQPLLRSFLLNTNMVFQPSVKSLLQVCDACMHGCWAL from the exons ATGgagaggatgaactggttgagCAGACTGGCCTCCCGGGGCCCTGGGCACCGTGTACCACAAGGGGCCAGTCTGCAGACCCCTGTCATGGCTGACCCTGAGACCTGCCTCATGGTCTTCAAGAATCACTGGTCCCAG GTGGTGCGAATCCTGGAACGGCAAGGCCCTCGGGCAGCTCCTGGGGGTGCTGATGATCTCAGTGCTGTGCGCAACCACACTTACCAGATGCTGACACTCCTGGCAGAGGATCGCACAGTGTCCTCCGTCCCCACAGCTCCTGGGCCCCTGCTTGAGTTTGCTCTGCGTGAGGATCTGCTAACCCGTGTGTTGACATGGCAGCTTCAATGGGATGAGCTTGGGGATGGGGTTGAGGAACGGCGGGCTGAGCAACTGAAACTCTTTGAAATGCTAGTGAGCGAAGCTCGCCAGCCCCTGTTGCGGCATGGTCCAGTTCGTGAGGCTCTACTGATCTTGCTGGATGCCTGTGGCCGCCCTGTGCCCAGTAGTCCAGCACTGGATGAAGGCCTGGTGCTACTTCTCAGCCAGCTGTGCGTGTGTCTGGCCCGGGAGCCTTCATTGCTCGAGTTCTTCCTGCAGCCACCTTCTGAACCTGGAGCTGCTCCCCGTCTTCTCCTCTTTTCTCGCCTTGTCCCTTTTGTCCATCGAGAGGGCAGCCTGGGCCAGCAGGCCCGCGACGCCCTGCTGCTGCTCATGGCGCTCTCAGCCGGAAGTCCCACCGTGGGCCGCTACATTGCAGACCACTCTTATTTCTGCCCG GTGCTGGCCACAGGGCTGAGTGCCCTGTACTCATCACTGCCCCGAAAGATTGAAGTTCCAGGGGATGATTGGCACTGCCTGCGACGGGAGGACTGGCTCGGAGTGCCAGCCCTTGCACTCTTCATGAGTTCCCTAGAGTTCTGCAATGCAGTCATTCAG GTAGCTCATCCTCTGGTGCAAAAGCAGCTGGTTGATTATATCCATAATGGGTTCCTGGTGCCAGTCATGGGCCCTGCTCTGCACAAG ACCTCTGTGGAGGAGATGATCGCCAGTACCGCCTATCTGGAACTTTTCCTACGGAGTATTTCAGAGCCTGCCTTGCTCCGTACCTTCCTGCGATTCCTGCTGTTACACCGGCATGACACCCACACCATCCTTGACACCCTTGTTGCCCGTATTGGCAGCAACTCCCGG ctCTGCATGGTGTCTTTGAGTCTCTTCAGGACCCTTCTGAACCTCAGCTGTGAGGATGTCCTGCTGCAGCTGGTTCTCAG GTATCTTGTCCCGTGTAACCATGTGATGCTGAGCCAGAAGCCGGCTGTGCGTGATGTGGACCTATATGGACGAGCCGCAGACAAGTTTCTCTCCCTAATCCCACGCTGTTGTCGGCACCGTGCCTCCAGCCCACCTCGTCCAGAGCATGCCTCGTGGGCACGAGGTGGGCCtagcagagaggcagggagaagggaggacaCAACGG GCCCTGGAAGCCCAAGTGTTGATTCCTCTTCTGTGGTGACGGTACCCCGGCCCTCCACACCATCTCGTCTAGCCCTCTTCCTGCGACAGCAGAGCTTGGGTGGCTCCGagtccccagccccagcccctcgcTCACCAGGGCTTGCCAcgtccccagcctccagccctggCCGCCGGCCCAGCCctgtggaggagcctggtgagctggaAGACAATTACCTGGAGTACCTGCGTGAGGCGCGCCGTGGTGTGGACCGCTGTGTCCAGGCCTGCCGTACCTGGTCTGCCCCCTATGACGGCGAGCGGCCCCCTCCTGAGCCCAGTCCTGTTGGCTCCCGGACTAAGAAGCGCAGCCTACTGCCCGAGGAGGGCAGGGACaatgtgggggaaggggaggaggaagagctggggagtggggggctggCTGGGGGTGCACGGGGAAGCCTTGgccacctgccccctccccagctcaaTGGGCTGCCAGGACCATGGCCTGAGGGGGCCAAGAAGGTTCGTCGGGTGCCAAAGGAGGGAGCTGGGGAACCACTTGAGGACACCTCTGAGGGCATGGCAGGACTAGAGGGCTTTGGGCAGGAGCTTCGGGAGCTTGAGGTGGCATTGAGCAATGGGGGTGCTGGCTCTGAGCCCCCTCTAGAGCCTTCACTACCtcttgaggaggaggaggcctACGAGAGCTTCACCTGTCCCCCTGAGCCCCCTGGCCCCTTCCTCAGCAGCCCTTTGCGGACTCTCAACCAGCTGCCAAGCCAGCCCTTCACTG GCCCCTTCATGGCTGTGCTCTTTGCCAAACTCGAGAATATGCTGCAGAACTCCGTCTATGTCAACTTCCTGCTGACGGGGCTGGTGGCCCAGCTGGCCTGTCACCCCCAGCCCTTGCTCCGCTCTTTCCTGCTCAACACCAACATGGTCTTCCAGCCCAGTGTCAAGTCCCTGCTGCAGGTGTgcgatgcatgcatgcatgg GTGCTGGGCTCTGTGA